From the Kribbella sp. CA-293567 genome, the window TGCTGCCAGACGTGAAGGCGACGTAGGAGTTGTTGCTCCATTGGGATTCGCCGGTCCAGGGAGACTGCGGGGTGACGATCGTGGCTCCTGCAGAAAGAGTTGCCGCCTCTGCCTCGACGGTGTGCAGGCCGGCCAGGGTCCGGGGCGCGGGCCCGAGAGTGCGAGCCTGCTTGGCCAGCGACGGGTTGGCGTCCAGGGCCAGCATGGAGAGCAGCCCGTGGATGGTGGATTCGGCGCCGGAGTTGCGGTTGATCACGCCCTCGCCGGAGATTCCGTCGTAGGTGCGGCCGGTAGCCGGGTCGTACATCGGCGCCCCGGCCGGGTTCGCGCCGAAGTACCAGGCGGCGACGAAAGCGGCGACCTGTCGAAGGCCGGGACGGTCCGCAACTTCAGCGACTCCCAGCAGGGCTTGCAACCGAGCATCGACTCCGTACGCGATCTGGGTGCGGTCGATCGGTGCAGGCAGCCAGCCGTTGTCCGGACCGCCTGCAGTCATCAGCAGCGGAGTGAACCCGGCAGTGTCACCAAGCGCCGGGCCAAGCAGCCGCGGCGACCGCAGTACTGCGGAAGCAGCCGCCAGCGCTGACGACATCTGTGCACCCCACGCGTGCCAATCCGAGATGGACTCACCCCAAGGCAGCAGCGCCCGGAACGGCCAAGTCCGAGTGTCCCCCGCACCCATCGCGGCGACAGCCTCGGCGAAGCGTTCCAACGCCCGCCGTGCGCGAGCAGAGCGACCATCAGAACCAACATAGGCGGCCAACCCGAGCACTGCTTCAGATGTCGCGTCAGCACCGGCAACGATCAGCCACGCCGGGACACGGCGTCCGTCAACGACGTTCCACTGGCCGTAGTGCACCAGCACCTGCCGCTCCAGCGCAGCGATCGCCAACTCGAGCCGCGCCCGCAGGAACGCGGCAAACCTACGGTCGACAGAGCGGAAGACCGCGTACCCCTCCCCCAGCGCCCAGACCGTCCTAGCCAGCCAGTACGACGCGGCAGAGTCCGACGGGTCAGGCAACTCCACGGGGTCAGCGCTGGGGTTGAGCGTGCCATCCGGCTGCATCCACAGCACCACGTTGCCCGCGTTGACTCCATCGGTCGTCTGCAGGAACGTCAGCCCCCGCAACAGCCCGTACGCCGCCTGCCGGCTGTGCGCGTCGCCCATCGCCGAGTAGTGCCGCAGGTAGACGACCGCAGCGCGGGCAAGGTCGTCAGCGTTGTAGGCGCCTTGCCCGTAGGTGTTGGTCGAGGGGTCGAAGGTCCCGCCCCCGATGCGGGCATAGGAGCCGTCGTCCCGGCGATCGGCATACGTCCACAGCACTCCCACCGGCCCCGACCCGTACGTCGAGTGCCCGGCTGCCGAAGGTGGAGAGACGGCATCACCCAGGTAGTCGAGGTGAGCCAGGTTGGTCAATGAAGGCGAACCGGCAGACGTGGCGGAGGCGGAGACAGCCGGAACACCGGAGACAGCGGCAGCGGCGAGCGACCCGCCGAGGACGGCGCGACGGCTGACCGTCATGACAACCGGTCCAAGCGAGCTACGCCGATCTTGGCATCGGCCATCCCGTAGAAGACGTAGTGCACCCCGTCGACCTCCTCGATCGCGGTCGGGAACACCACGTTGCCCACCGTGCCGATGCGTTCCTCCTCGGTCTCCGGGACCAGGATCGGCTCCTCGGTCCGCGCGATCACCCGGCTGACGTCCTCGAAGTCGAGCAACAGCGCACCCGCGGCGTAGCTGACCTTCTGCGTCGTCGGATCGAACCCCTGGGGCTGCTCGCCGGTCACGCCGTGATGGATGACGAGCCATCCCTCCGGCACCCGCAGCGGCGCGGGCCCGGCGCCGATCTTGAGCTCCTCGAACGGGTACTCCGACATCGCCACCAGCCGGTGTCCACGCAGGTGCACCAGGTTGCGCAGATCGCGCTCGACCTCCGACACGGGCACGTACGAGATCCAGATCCCCGGCCGGTCGTCCTTCACCCCGGCCGGCAGGTGCACGCCCTCGCCCTCGCGGAACCAGCCCAGGTCCCACATCGGCCGATGCAGCATCGCGTACGCGGGCCGGCCGTCGGGACCGGGCACCGGCTCGGGGAAGAACACCGTGTCCTTGTTCGGGAACAGGTTGAGATCGGTGTCCAGGTCAGCCTGGTACTCGAAGTGCAACGGTCCCAACCGGGTCCAGGTCCGCAGGTCCTCCGAGACCGCCAGCGCCGGTTTCGGACCCAACGGACCGTAGGCGACGTACGTCATCACGTGTTTGCCGAGCGACGGGATCCAGGTCACTCGGGGATCCTCGACACCCGCGTTGTTCAGCCCACGCTCCCAGCCCTCGTCGGGGGCCAGCACCACACCTTCGCGGGACACCCCGGTCGGTACGCCGTCGGTCAGCGCCACCTCGGCCAGGCCGACGCGCGATACGTTGCCCGGAGCAACCAGTCGCGGCAGCAGGTACAGCCGTCCGTCCGGGGTGTGCCCCGAGGCGGGGTTCAGCACCCCTTCGGACTCCAGTTCGTTGCCTGGCTCCGGCGTCATCACGACACCGAGGCGCGTCAGAGTATAAGGAACAGTCACAGCGGAAGACCCTTTCGGAAACTAGCCCTTGACCCCGGACTCGAGGCTGGACGAGATGAAGCGACGCTGGAAGACGATGAACATCCCGATCGCGGGAGCGGCCAGGACGCAGGCCCCGGCCAGGACGGCGCCGAACGGGTTCGCCGCCCGCGCCGACACGGTGGTCAGGTAGTTCGACAACGACACCGCGAGCGGCTGCAGATCTTGTTGTTTGGTGATCAGGAACGGCCACAGGAACTCGTTCCACGGCCCGATGAAGGTCAGCAGTACGCCGGTCAGCAAGGCCGGCTTGACCAGCGGGATCGCCACCCGCCAGAGGATGTTCAGCTCCCCCGCGCCGTCGATCCGGGCCGCGTCGAACAGCTCCTGCGGCAGTTGCAGGAAGTACTGCCGGAACACGAACACCGCGGTCGAGTTGATCGCGAACGGCGCGATCATGCCCAGGTAGGAGTCGGCCAGCCCGTAGCTGCGCACGATCAGCACGTAGAGCGGGATGGTCAGCAACTGGAACGGGACCACCTGGACCAGCAGCATCAGGTTGAAGACCGCGCCCCGGCCACGGAACTGCAACCTGGCCAGCGCGTAGCCGGTCAGCACGCCGAAGACCAGGGTGCCGAGGATGACTCCGCCGGTGAAGATGCCGGAGTTCAGCAACGACCGGCCGAGGTCGATCGCCGCGTTGATCTCGGTGTAGTTCTTGCCGGTCAGGTTGCCAGGCGACGGGAATGCACCCTTCACCGACGGGTCGGGCTCGGCCTGCAGACTGCCGATCAGCATGTAGTAGAAGGGAAACAGGAACACGAAGGCACCGACCAGCAAGGTCAGGAACCGCCACGGACTCTTTCTCGACGGGCTCTGCTTCATCGGTCCTCCCGCCCCACGAACCGGCGTTCGGCCAGAGCCAGCAGCAGCACGCCGATCACCAGCAGGACGCCGATCGCCGAGCCGATGTCGGGATTGCCCTGCTCGATCCCCTTCTGGTACATGATCAGCACCGGCGAGGCCGAGGCACCGTCAGGACCGCCGCCGCCGGTCAGCAGGTAGGGCTCGGTGAACAGGTTCGCCCCGGTCACGGTCGCCAGCAGGACGACCAGCGTCGTGGCCGGCCGCACCCCCGGCACGGTGACGTTCCAGAACGACTTCAGCCGCCCGGCGCCGTCCATCGACGCCGCCTCGTACAGATCCTTCGAGACGTTCTGCAAGGCGGCCAGGTAGAGCAGGATGAAGAAGCCGAGCTGCTTCCAGGTCACGTAGAACGCCACCGTCGGCATCGCGAGCGCCGAGTTCACCAGCCAGGACGGATCGGGCGCGAGCGGGCCGAGGAGGCGGTTGACCAGGCCGTCGGAGTTGAACAGGAACAGCCAGACCCCCACCACGGCCACCGACGCGGCGACGTACGGGACGTAGTAGCTGACCCGGAAGAACGTGCGCCAGCGGATCGCGGCGTTCAGGGCGTAGGCCAGCACCAGCGACAGGACGACGGTCAGCGGCACATTGATCAGCAGGAAGATGCCGACGTTGACGAACGAGCGCCGGACCGCTGGGTCGGACAGCACCGCGGCGTAGTTCGCGAAGCCGACCCACGGCCGCTCGACGATCGCGCCGGGCGCGGTGAAGAAGTAGTCGTGGAAGGACATGTAGACCGCGAACCCGAGCGGGTAGGCGAAGATCACCGCGAGGAAGACGACGTACGGGGTGACGAACGCGGTACCGATCGGCTGCTTGCCCAGGACCGAGCTCAGCACCCCGCCGCGCCCGCTCCGGCCGCGCGCACTCATGACCCGGCGGCGAGCTGGTCGACCTTCTGGACGGCGCCGTCGAGGGCAGCTCCCGGGTCCTGGGTTCCGAAGATGACGGACTTGGAGTACGCGTCGCGGAAGGTCTGCCAGATCGTGATCGAGTTCGGCACGTTCGGTACCTCGACGGTCCGGGCGGCCTGGTCGGCGAACTGCTGGTAGTCCGGGTTCTTGGTGAAGTACTCCGGGTAGGCGCCGGCCACGTCGTTGCGCAGCGGCATCTGCCCGGTGCCCTGCAGCAGCTTGCCGTCCTGCTCCTTGCTGGTGGCGAACTTCAGCACGTCCCAGGCGGTACCGCGGTTCTTGCACGCCGAGTACATCGCGACGTTCTTCGCGTCGCTGAAGGTGAAGGTGTCACCGGCGGGCTTCCCCGCCGACGTCGGCACCGGCACCGCGCCCCACTCGACCTTGCCCTTGTACGTCGCGATCGCCCACGGCCCGACGATCGCCATCGCGGCGGTGCCGTCGACGAACGAGTCACCGGTGTACTTCTCCTGCGACGCCAGCTTCTCGGCGTAGAGGGTCCGCCAGAAACCGGCCACCTTCTTGCCCTCCTCCGACGCGAACTGAGCCTTGCCGTCGGCAACCAGTTGCTTGCCGCCGGTCTCGGCCGCGAACAGCGGATAGAAATCGAACCAGGACTGGTAGAACTCGTTGCTCGGAGCCGGATAGATCGCGTACTTCGCGGCCTTCGAGGCGACGATCTTGCGCGAGGCCGCCAGGAACTCGTCGTACGTCGCCAGCAGGGGCTTGGCGGGATCGATCCCGGCCTTGGCGAAGACCGACTTGTTGTAGAAGATCATCACCGGATTGGCCTTCCACGGCAGCTGGTAGTACTTGCCGTCGGTCGACTTGTACTGCTCCGCGGTCTTGCCGCTGCGCTCCTCGACATACGCCTTGCCGTCCGCGAAGCTGTCGAGCGCCACCAGGCCACCCTGCTTCTGGAACTGCGAGACGGACGCGGGTGCGGTGTTGAAGATCAGGCAGGGCGCGTTGCCCGCCGTGATCGCGGCCCCGATCACCTCTTCGGAGCTCTTGCCGGCGGGGATCTCCTGGGCGGTCACCTTCTGGTCCGGATGCGCGCTGTTCCAGGCGGCGACCATCTGCTTGCCCCAGGCCACTTCCTCGGCGTTGTTGGACATCCAGACGGTGATCTCCCCCTTGGCCTGGGCGGCGGCCTCGGCGTCGCCGCCACCTCCACTGCCGCAGGCAGCCGTCGTACCGGCGAGACCGAAGGCCACCAACGCGGCCACGAGCTTGTGTTTCATGACTCCTCCAGAGTGGCGGTGGACCGCCGGATGATCAGCCGTGCGGGCGGCAGTTCCACATCGGGTACCGCACTGTCGCCGTCGATGAGCTGGTTGAGAGTGCGCGCGGCCGCCTCGCCGAAGGCGTACGGATCGGCGCGCACCGTGGTGAGCCCGGGATGGACGAACTCGGCGAGCTCGCTGTCGTCGAAGCCCGCGACACTGAGGTCGCCGGGCACGTTCAGGCCGGTCTGTTGCGCGGCGCCCATCCCGGCGATCGCCATCCGGTCGTTGGCGTAGACGATCGCGGTCGGCCGGTCGGGGAGCGCCAGCAACCGCTTGGTGGCCTCGATCCCACCCGCGCCGGTGAAGTCGCTGACCTCGATCCCCGCGGGCCGCAACCCCGCCTCGGTCAGCGCCGAGACGAAGGCATCGGTCCGGGCCGTGGCATGCACGAAGTCCTGGGGGCCGGCGACGTGCGCGATCCGGCGGTGGCCGAGCTCGATCAGGTGCTGGACGACCGCGATCGTGCCCGGCCGGTCGTCCAGACAGACCGCGGGGAACGGTGAATCGGCCTCCGGCCGGTTCAGGGTCACCGCGGGCAGCCCGAGGGAGGCCAGCAGCTCGATCCGGGGATCGTCGTGCCTGAGGTCGGAGAGGAAGACCCCGTCAACCCGGCCGTCCTGAGCCAGTCGCCGGTACCCCGCCGCCTCGTTCTCGCCGGGGGCGACCACCTGCAGCACGAGCGCCTGGCCCCGCGGCGCGAGCACGCTCTCGACCCCGCCGATGAAGGCCGGGAAGAACGGGTCCGAGGACAGCACTGCCGGGTCCCTGGTGATCACCAGACCGAGCGCGAAGGCCTTCGAGACCGACAGCGACCGGGCCCGGCTGCTCGGCCGCCAGCCCAGCTCGTCGGCGGCCGCCAGGATCCGGTCGACAGTGGCCTGGGCCAGGCCCGGCTTGCCGTTCAGCGCGAACGAGACCGCACCCTTCGAAACGCCTGCGCGGGTCGCCACATCCGCGATGGTCGGCCGTTCCTTGCTCATCTGCATCCCAGGATTGAGGGTTTAAACCGGTTTAGACAGCCACTAAACCGGTCCAAACCCTCGGCGTCAAGACTTCAGCAAGGATGCACAGGAATGCGCTAACCGAAGCTTTCCGCGCACTCCTTTGCAGTTTCCCTTGACGCTGCGGCAGCGGATCGCTTAACTAAGCCATCAGTGCCGGGCCTGTCGGGCCCACACTGCAGTGACGCACCCAGCCGGTAATGAACCCAGGTTCGAGCCCGGTTTCCAGGCGCC encodes:
- a CDS encoding ABC transporter substrate-binding protein gives rise to the protein MKHKLVAALVAFGLAGTTAACGSGGGGDAEAAAQAKGEITVWMSNNAEEVAWGKQMVAAWNSAHPDQKVTAQEIPAGKSSEEVIGAAITAGNAPCLIFNTAPASVSQFQKQGGLVALDSFADGKAYVEERSGKTAEQYKSTDGKYYQLPWKANPVMIFYNKSVFAKAGIDPAKPLLATYDEFLAASRKIVASKAAKYAIYPAPSNEFYQSWFDFYPLFAAETGGKQLVADGKAQFASEEGKKVAGFWRTLYAEKLASQEKYTGDSFVDGTAAMAIVGPWAIATYKGKVEWGAVPVPTSAGKPAGDTFTFSDAKNVAMYSACKNRGTAWDVLKFATSKEQDGKLLQGTGQMPLRNDVAGAYPEYFTKNPDYQQFADQAARTVEVPNVPNSITIWQTFRDAYSKSVIFGTQDPGAALDGAVQKVDQLAAGS
- a CDS encoding carbohydrate ABC transporter permease — its product is MKQSPSRKSPWRFLTLLVGAFVFLFPFYYMLIGSLQAEPDPSVKGAFPSPGNLTGKNYTEINAAIDLGRSLLNSGIFTGGVILGTLVFGVLTGYALARLQFRGRGAVFNLMLLVQVVPFQLLTIPLYVLIVRSYGLADSYLGMIAPFAINSTAVFVFRQYFLQLPQELFDAARIDGAGELNILWRVAIPLVKPALLTGVLLTFIGPWNEFLWPFLITKQQDLQPLAVSLSNYLTTVSARAANPFGAVLAGACVLAAPAIGMFIVFQRRFISSSLESGVKG
- a CDS encoding glycoside hydrolase family 130 protein, which produces MTVPYTLTRLGVVMTPEPGNELESEGVLNPASGHTPDGRLYLLPRLVAPGNVSRVGLAEVALTDGVPTGVSREGVVLAPDEGWERGLNNAGVEDPRVTWIPSLGKHVMTYVAYGPLGPKPALAVSEDLRTWTRLGPLHFEYQADLDTDLNLFPNKDTVFFPEPVPGPDGRPAYAMLHRPMWDLGWFREGEGVHLPAGVKDDRPGIWISYVPVSEVERDLRNLVHLRGHRLVAMSEYPFEELKIGAGPAPLRVPEGWLVIHHGVTGEQPQGFDPTTQKVSYAAGALLLDFEDVSRVIARTEEPILVPETEEERIGTVGNVVFPTAIEEVDGVHYVFYGMADAKIGVARLDRLS
- a CDS encoding carbohydrate ABC transporter permease — encoded protein: MSARGRSGRGGVLSSVLGKQPIGTAFVTPYVVFLAVIFAYPLGFAVYMSFHDYFFTAPGAIVERPWVGFANYAAVLSDPAVRRSFVNVGIFLLINVPLTVVLSLVLAYALNAAIRWRTFFRVSYYVPYVAASVAVVGVWLFLFNSDGLVNRLLGPLAPDPSWLVNSALAMPTVAFYVTWKQLGFFILLYLAALQNVSKDLYEAASMDGAGRLKSFWNVTVPGVRPATTLVVLLATVTGANLFTEPYLLTGGGGPDGASASPVLIMYQKGIEQGNPDIGSAIGVLLVIGVLLLALAERRFVGREDR
- a CDS encoding LacI family DNA-binding transcriptional regulator, producing the protein MSKERPTIADVATRAGVSKGAVSFALNGKPGLAQATVDRILAAADELGWRPSSRARSLSVSKAFALGLVITRDPAVLSSDPFFPAFIGGVESVLAPRGQALVLQVVAPGENEAAGYRRLAQDGRVDGVFLSDLRHDDPRIELLASLGLPAVTLNRPEADSPFPAVCLDDRPGTIAVVQHLIELGHRRIAHVAGPQDFVHATARTDAFVSALTEAGLRPAGIEVSDFTGAGGIEATKRLLALPDRPTAIVYANDRMAIAGMGAAQQTGLNVPGDLSVAGFDDSELAEFVHPGLTTVRADPYAFGEAAARTLNQLIDGDSAVPDVELPPARLIIRRSTATLEES